The genome window tcacctgcCGGACTTTGGCtgcccaaggtttcgccagttcggatcctgggcgcagacatggcaccgctcatcaggccacattgagggggtgtcccacatgccacaactagaaggatccacaactgaaatatacaactatgcacttgggggatttggggagaaaaagcaggaaaatgaaaatggagcCCTGATAATATAATTGTTTTATCACCATGAACTAAGAAACCAAATTATGAGTTGTTCataattgcttttttatttcttgccaatattttctgaaaagtaaagaTAAAGGCAAAAATCCATCAATAAGAGTTGGTCTACAGGATAAGTTCTGAGTGCCTGTTCCATCTTGATCACTTGCCCACTATGGGACTTTGAGCCGTTTACTTACTGGTCTGAGCCTTAGCTGTCACATCTGTTACCTAGGGGTGGTTTATTATCACCTATCAGGTAGGCTCTTGAGTGGATTAAACGAGGTGAGACTCTGAATGCTGATTGAGGACACAGCACATAGTAGGGGTCAAATAGAAAtcctatttctcttctccttttaagcgtgtttctttttattgcccaCGTGATGAAATCCATGCAGTTTAGTGTAGCATTTTAGGTCAGCCTATTTAttcaatgatatatttttaaaagcactgacTGAGGGtttatgtgcccagcactgtgtcaCAGCAGAGCTCCAGAAATCAGTTACACACGATCCCCCCCTTCAACCCTGCGGTGTAAATGACTGCTGGAAGTGCACCCCATCCCCCTCGTTCCGTTTGCCCAGTCAACCTGAATGAGCTCCCCTCCCTTGTGCTTTTCCTTAGACTCTTACTGCATCCCAAATGCCCCCTCACAAACCCACACATCTCAGAGTCCCACCCCACGCAGGTTTAGCTTGGGATCAGACATCACCTTTCATGTTCACTTACCACATCCTTTCTCCTCGTGGGTGGTCTGTCCCTGTGGAACCATGAGTTAGAAGTCCAGCACTCTGGAGGTAAGGAGAGTTTGCAGCTGTCATTTCCAACACTTCAGTGTCCACTAAAAGAACTGAGATGCAGAGGGGGagagtgacttgcctaagatctAGCCGGAGACACAGTTGGGAGAGACTCCTGCTACTGCTGCTTAAATTCCACAAAGAGTTACCTGTAAGTTTTTAAGACCTGCAACTTTGTTATTCTCCTTGATAGATTCCACATCTAGTCTACCGAAAGTATATAGTAGCTGCtccataaatgcttgttgaagaGTGACTGAAGGAGTGAGTAAGCAAACGCAGGAGTAAATGAGGGAGTGAATGAGGCAGTGAGAGTtaaggaggctcagagagtgacaaaggaatgaatgaagagcaGGAGGTTCTGGACATTCAAGACTCAAGTCAAACAGAAATGTAAATGGCTGGGCTGCTTGTCTAGTATCCAGGAGCCAGAAGGATGCTTAGTCTCACTGCCGGCAGGCAGTCCTGTGTGCGCGGGGAGGGAGGGTCAGCCTGCAGCCCTGCACTGCTGAACTGCTGCCCAGCACTGACTCACCCACCTTTTGTCAAACAGGTTCCTCCAAGCTGAAGCCATGAGGATCCACAGCCTCACCCTgctgcccttcctccttctggCCGCTCAGGTATTCTTGGTGGAGGGccaaaaggaaatacagaaccAAGATGTCAGCAAAGCCACGACGGATAAACTGCACACTCTGGGAAACCCCCAGATTGAGCAGAGAAGCCAGCCAGCCAAACACCTGAAGAAAGGCAAGTTTGTCACCCAAGACCATGCCGACTGCAGGTGGGTGGTGACTGAGCTGGGGAAGGGCATCTCCCTGAAGATTGAGTGCACCCAACAGGAAAAGAAGTTTTCCTGTGTCTTTACTGGCAATCCAACCTCATGCCTAGAGTTGaacaaaaagaatatgtattGGAAACAAATTGGCCGGAGTCTGCGCTCTCAGAAGGCCATCTGTGGAGACTCCAAGAGCGTCCTGAAGACCAGGGTGTGTAGAAAGAAGTTTCCAGAATCCAATCTCAAGCTAGTGAACTCCACTCTGATTGACAGCAAGAAACCCAGCCAGGAGTATATGGAGCCCTCACCTAGCAAGCAGAGCAAGGTCACTGAGGCATCCTTCATGGAGCCTAACAAGGTCAAACAGTTTTCTTCCAGGGAGCAGATCAAGGTCAAAGAGAACACCCCCACCAGCCCAATGGAGACCCAAACTATGGCCATCAACAATCCCGAGTGTGTGGATGACCCAGACATGGTAAACCAGAGGAAGACAGCTCTGGACTACTGTGGAGAGTCTTGGAGCTCCTTCTGCCTGTTCTTCCTCACCATGTTTCAGAGCAATACATGCTAAACAGGTCTAAACAGAACAGAATCCATTAGGAGTTGTTATGTCAAATCTCGTCAATATGCTGTAAAGCTCTCCAAGCAAAATGAACATTTGTGCTACAGGAGCACATTGGAATATTTAAACAGGTTTTGTAATTTTTGTAGTTGTGTTTTGGAACTTACTTTATAGTCATGTGATTTTCAGAGGTTGTTCACCTGAGTATATGTTTCCATGCCCCACAGAGCTATGTGTATATGAGGAATGATGACAAGTATTAGAGCTGAATGAGCCAAAGTGAATTCAGTGTGATACACTTTCTGCTGAATTAACAAAGATAATAAAGCTCTGGGTGTTTTTCAGAAAATGGTCCAACCATTCTTTGGTTTCTCTATGTCTGGTTCCAATGATCTCATAAAGAAGCCCCAGTACAACAGTGGAAAAAATACCTAAGGAacaacttcctcttccccacccttcCCACATTATCTCCAAAAGTGGCCCATTCTGGCATCTTTCTACTTTCATCCAATGTTCTGTGGTGTTTGATACTTACTGAACTGTAATGACTAGGATCCCTGATTTCAAGTGGGACACCTGGGGCGTGGTGTGATTAAGACACTTGTCAGGGTCTCACAGATGATAAGAAGGGAGGCAAGTTTGAACCCAAAAGGTCTGCAAGCCAAGCCCTAAGACTGGAGGAATGCCTTCCACTGACTTAAGTCAATACTCTTTACCATGCCCCCTATGCAGGAGTCCTGACCTTGAGGAGCTCATTTCTGGCCTgtgggagaggggcctgggtaAGTACAGTGCCCTGTGATGAAGATTCCAATGGAAGAGGGGAAAAGGCAGCATGGAAAAACAGACACAAGAGGTAGAAACTGCTAGAAGATCTCGGGttgagcttcctggaggaaggctGCTTGAGCTGGATTTTGGAGAGAGCCTCTGTAGGTAGAAAACGGGCCAGAATTGGGTGCTTCAGGCAGATGACAACATGGAGAAAGGCAAAAAGTTGAGGAAATCCCAGAAGATGGGAGAAGCCACATGGCTGGAAAGTGGTGGGATGAGAGGATGACGGAGCTCTTAGTCATTTCCTTGTTAGTATGAAGGATCTGGAAGTGTTTTAATTCAAAAGTTAGGGAGAGAGGATTATGTGCCCCCAGTGCCTTGTCACAATTCCACAAGGAGCACAAAGTGAGGAGTGGGAGTTGGTAAAAGCACTGTCATTTAGAGTCTCTGTCGATGGCAGGGAGGAATGGCAGGTTGGGTGGAAGTGTGGCCTTTTACACTCACCAACTTACCAGAACCAACACAGAGGGTTGTCAATGGCTAATACTGAGTGTGACAGGCTCAGAGTGACATTTGGATGTCATCACCAACAGCATCAACACTAACATTTGTCTCCGACTTgttatgcaccaggcactgtgctaagctcttcCCACGGAGTATgcatgcatccattcattcactccttcatttaACACGTAATATTGGGCACTGACTCTGCCAGACTCTGTTCTAGGGGCTGGAGATACGGCAGTGCACAGAGGATAGGTGCTTTGTCCTGTGGAAATACCAGTAAGCAAAGTGACGATAAACCCAGAAGTATACAAGGGATAGAGAGGAAGAGTAAAGGAGGAGAAGCGGGTAGCAGTGATGGAGGGTAACCAGTCATAGATGAGATGGTCAGGGGAGGCCGCTGCGGAGGTGACTTCTGAGCCTAGACCTAAGGAAGTGAGGAATCAAGCCAGGTGACTCTCTCAGGTAGGCATGTTCCAAACAGTGTGAACAGTCAGTGCAAATCATCTGAAATTAATTAACTCATTAATTTATTACCTACTATAagctcctactatgtgtcagacaatGCTTTGGGAGTAGAAAATAACcgcaaagaaaggagaaaataaatcccACTCTGTGTGGTGCTTCTATTCCAATGACTGGATCCTGCTTGGTGTGTTCAGAAACATCAAAGACTGCAGTGTTCTTGTAGGACAGGGCCTAGGACCCACCTGTGCACCTTACCCCCATTCCCAAGAGAACTGAACCAACATCCCGGACCCTCCCCAACCTCCTCCTAGCCACACCTCAGGAAGGTCATTTTCCCTTAAGGTCCACACAGATTTTCAGCCCtctgactcccctcccccagtgagACATCTCAATTCGATGCAGTCCTGAGACAGGAAAAGACTGTTAAACACTTCCAGGGATCATTGTGTAATAACCCTGGTCTGGTCTGGTTGACGTAGACATTGGAGAACACTCCAGACCAGCCCCACAGCCCTCTTAAGATCCCCTCCAGCCCAGGAAGCTGATGGATCTTCTGCTCACTCATGACCTTCAGCCACTGGCAGAGCCGGGAGGAGGTTTACTCCAGCATGACAGAGTCGGCTGGACCTGGGCTAGAGATTTGCCTCTCCTGCTTCCCACCCAAGGCCTCTGGCTCAGTTATGTAACCCGTCTGAGCTCAGGGACTCATCTCGACAGTGGGAATAATGACACTGTCTTTAAAGGTTGTTGTTAGACTGACATTGGCTGAGAAATCTAAAGCACCTGCTGCCCCATGACTTCCATAGTAGGTGTTCGAGACAGACTGGTTGTGGAGGGAGGTCAAAAATTCCTTTTGTAAACTCTTTAcatgtgagattttttttcctggtacaAAAAGGCAATGGAAACCACCATATTGACCACCTGGTATGTGCCAGTGACTCTGCCCCATTCTCTCATTCAATGCCCCAAAACCCCCATCTGTAGGTGTTATCCCcctcattttctagatgaggaaactgaggctcagagaagctgagcaacttgccaggCTCAGGAGGCCTGACATGACAGAGCCTGTAAGTGAGACCCAGGTTGGGAGGTCCCCAAGAACTTTCTGCCTCCGAGGCTCACGATTTCCTTCATTTGGTGAAAGAAGAGTGACATTTGTGGTCTTCAGACCTGGGCCAAATGTAAAGTGGACTGGATGCGTTAGTCTCTTTCGTGCGCACATCCCCTTTTACGTTCTCACAAAgacaaagtttgagaagctgaAGCTTCTGTTCCTGCTCAGCTTTTCATCGTAGTCACATCCCGAGGGAACGCTTTAAAAATGCAGTAATAAAGACATTGAAAAAGACAGCAGATGTTACACTAGTCTCTGTTCAACTTTGCACTCCGTATTTTCTCTCTGACGCCGTCTGGATACGAAGTCTGGGAGCCAGCTCGTGTGTGAGTGTGAgtttgtatgcatgtgtgtgtgtgtatgttcttaAGATATGATTCCCTTTGATAGCAAGAGACAGGAAGCTCTCAGACAGGTAAGAGGTGCTCCAGGATGGCGTGTCTGCATTCTCCAAGCTGCCTTGCGGTGGTTCTTATAAAACTTGTTTTATGTGAAAcaaaatcttgtttttaaaacaaattttaaatttgaatttaaaaattaaaattttaaattttaaaataaaaaatcttgtttcttataaaactacATCTGAACAGAAAGAGGGCCTCTTCCCTGCAGCAGCCTGGCTTTGTGTGGTCACTCAACCACACCAGCGCCAATCCAGTCGAATCTGTGGAATGCAGCCACATCTCATCTGGCCTCTCACCCACGCACTCTCCCCAGCCTCCCGCCTAAATTGTTTTTGGCAGAACAAGCAAAGAAAGTAAAAGTGTTTGAGGCTGACAGCTACCATGCGAATACAAGGCCAGCCATCATCTGTGGTGTTGGTTTTCATAACACCCCATGTACAACGGTCATCTTGAAATCTCTCACTCAAAAACATTTCATGAACAATATACAAGAAAACATTTGTTAGGAACCCTGCTAAGGGAGGGATAAGGCTGGAGGACAGGAGAGAAGATTCTAGAGACAGGCTGTTTGGGAACCTGGTGAGTTGAGGTGGGTTATCCAGGGAGAGTTCACATCAGGTGGTTGAAAATGTGGGTAATAACACAGCAAAGATGGCCTCCATCTTGTCTATCACTATAGCCCCAACACTTAGGGCACAGCCCAGTACATCatagatcctcaataaatattggttgaatgaagagaaggagagaaatgtggCAAAGGCAAAGATTATGGGCTTCAGAGTAAAAGAAACTGAGTTTGAGTTTCTAGTTTGagacaagttattttttttctgtcttagaCTAAGGATTCTCATTTATACCATGAATCTAAGAGTATCCACCAGCAGGAATTAGATATGATTTAGTTAAAGTCAAAAGCATGATCTTTAACACAAATGGATTCTCATTAAGATTTTGttataagtaaatgaatgaatgagctaatTAGCTGAGAGAGGAGACAAGAAGGTAATGTTCTACAAAGGCAACATGAGACTCAAGACACACCATGCCAAGAGCCTGCCTATCAGATGGAGCCTGGCTATTCCTAATCGCCTCTCAAAGACCactctttggggctggcccagtggcgcagcagttaagtgcatacattctgctttggcggcccggggttcgccggttcggatcccgggtgcagacacggcaccgtttggcaagccacactgtggcagacatcccacatataaagtagaggaagatgggcacagatgttagctcagggctagtcttcctcagcaaaaagaggagaattggcagcagttaactcacgactaatcttccaaaaaaaaaaaaagaccacgtTCTACCTAATGGCCTTTAAGGCATCCCATACTCACCGCCTGCACAAAAGCACTTTCTATGAAGTAAGAGGAAGACAAAGCTGGTTGTTTAGGGCAAACTTTGAGGCTTTAACATGCCTTCCAGTTCATTTTCCACAGCTCCTCCTCTTCATCTCCCCTATGTCTGCAGCTTGAGAATTCCAGGGCTCACTCTTCTCCTTGAGTCATCTCCTTGGGTGTCACTGTTTTGCATGCCATCTGCACACCAACCACTCTCACATTTATATCTCAAGCCAGATCTCTCTCTTGACCTCCAGCTGCTCACTCAGTACTGCTACTTGGATATCCAAAAGGTATCTTAAATATCACATGTCCAAAACACACCATTAATCTTCCTCTCAAATCCTCACTCCTCCCACATTCTTTCCCAACTCAGTTCATGATAATGCCATCCTTCTAGCTGCTCAGGTCAGAATCCTTGAGAAGTCATATTTGACTCTTCTCACCCTGTACATCCCATTCATCTACAAGTCCTGCCATCTCCACCTTCAGCACATGTTCTGAAACATTGCTTTTTGCCACCTGAtcacctccagctttgtccaTCCCCCCCGCTTCTCCTACCTGGATCATTGCAGTGGTGTCCTGACCTGTCTCTCTGAGGTTGGCCTTGCCTCCTGCAGTCTATTCTAGCACAGCAACCAGAAAAATCCCTTCCAAAGTACAAATAGGACCGTCTCACTTCTGTGATAAAAACTTCCATGGCTCACCATCTCACTGAGAGTAAATGCCGAAAATTCTTGCAATTCCTTATAGAGCCCAGTGTGACCAAGATCCCCTTACTACTTTCTGACCTGACCTCCTGTGACGTAACCCCAAGGTTAAGCTCCTCCTGCCATGCTGTTCTTGGAGCTCACTCTGCAGCCTCCtacctcaggccctttgcacttgctccTCCCTCTACCTGAAACACTCACTTATTTCTTTCACACCCCTATTCAAATGTCACCCTAGTCCCCAACCGTGCTTTATTTTCCCCATACCACCTGTCATCACCTGACACACACTATATTTACCTGTTTCACTTGCTTACTGggttattgtctgtctcccctgagaatataagctccctgagagcagacTTTGTTTTGGTCCCTGTTTCTCTAGCCTTTTGTACAAAGCCTGGatctcaatacatatttattctatttttaaaatagacaacACAAGTGAATCATTTTAGTGTCAGACAACCCTCAGCCCCAATTACTGTTCCAGAAATGTGATTGAGGTTAAGTTGCTTACCCTTAAGAAGTCTTAATTTCCTTGTCTGAAAAATAGCTCTCAAAAAACTCTTCCTTATACATTAGGTGAGTCAAGGAATATAAGCCCTGAGCTCTCTGCTTAGAACATAGTCGTTAATCAAAAATGTTAGTTGTTTGTGTtttgctataattattattatcgaACGTTGTGCTTTCCAAAGGGCATGAGGCTTCCTGTTCTCCAGGTCTGTGACAAAGACAGCAAGCTCTGTATCTCTCCCAGCTTATGtgcatttaattttaaagacCCTCTCTTTGTGATTTCCATTCCACTAACCGTATTAGAGAGAGGGTTTTGATTTTACAAagatgttttgaaaagataagaatTGAAGGAGAACATGGGTGGCACCATGAAGCCTCAGATAATCTCATTGCCAAAAACACCAAAGAGGCCAAGCCAGCAGAAGGGAGCCAGGAGAGAGCTAGGGGCTGCAAGAAACTGGGTAAAGAGACACTGGCCTTGAATCAGAAAGGCCCAGGGTTGAAGGGGCTGCTTCTCTAGGAGGCAGGAGGCAAAGGGCCTCTTTTCTAGGAGGTGTGCCAGTTCCGCCTGGAAGGCTCAGAAATCCTGCCAAACTTAGCACCTTCTCCACGTAAGTTGAGGGAGGTGGGGTAGAGGGTGCAGAGTGGCCGTGTAGCTGCAGGCACAGTGCATGGAGGTAAGAGCATAGGCTCCAGAGGCAGAGATGTGGATTTcgatcctggctctgctgcttactagctaCACAGACCTGGGCATGTTCCTTAATGTTTCAGAGATtcatcttcattcattctttcgaAAGTGCTATTGAGCTCCTCCCGTGTGCTGGATGCTAGAGGCCACAAGAGGAGCAATAATAGCCAGTCTTTATTGAGCATGTACCGGAGGCCAGGCACTACTCTGTGCACGCGTAtggtctcatttcatcctcacaacccACCCACAAGGAAGCACCACCCTTATCTCCACGAAGAAGCTGAGACTGAGAAGCTGCCCAAAGTCACAGTAAATACCAGAAGTGAGAGTCATGTCTGAGGTttctggct of Equus quagga isolate Etosha38 chromosome 3, UCLA_HA_Equagga_1.0, whole genome shotgun sequence contains these proteins:
- the FGFBP1 gene encoding fibroblast growth factor-binding protein 1; translated protein: MRIHSLTLLPFLLLAAQVFLVEGQKEIQNQDVSKATTDKLHTLGNPQIEQRSQPAKHLKKGKFVTQDHADCRWVVTELGKGISLKIECTQQEKKFSCVFTGNPTSCLELNKKNMYWKQIGRSLRSQKAICGDSKSVLKTRVCRKKFPESNLKLVNSTLIDSKKPSQEYMEPSPSKQSKVTEASFMEPNKVKQFSSREQIKVKENTPTSPMETQTMAINNPECVDDPDMVNQRKTALDYCGESWSSFCLFFLTMFQSNTC